One genomic region from Mesorhizobium terrae encodes:
- a CDS encoding SGNH/GDSL hydrolase family protein, whose product MKTILCYGDSLTWGYDASGPGRHSLEDRWPSVLQAELGADVHVVAEGLNGRTTAFDDNFAEADRNGARTLPTVLGTHAPLDLVIIMLGANDMKPWIHGNPLAARQGMARLVSIVRGYDHGMGYPPPRVLLVSPPVLSHTTNSEYKEMFAGGDKASQHLAPLYAALAEEVGCGFFDAGTVARTTPLDGVHLDADNSRRIGAALVPKVRELLGL is encoded by the coding sequence ATGAAAACCATCCTCTGCTACGGCGATTCCCTGACCTGGGGCTACGATGCCTCAGGTCCGGGGCGCCATTCGCTCGAAGATCGCTGGCCGAGCGTGCTGCAAGCTGAGCTTGGCGCCGATGTCCATGTCGTCGCCGAAGGGCTGAACGGCCGCACCACTGCCTTTGACGACAATTTTGCCGAGGCCGATCGGAACGGCGCTCGCACTTTGCCAACGGTTCTTGGCACGCATGCGCCGCTCGATCTCGTCATCATCATGCTCGGCGCCAACGACATGAAGCCGTGGATCCACGGCAATCCGCTGGCGGCCAGGCAAGGCATGGCGCGACTGGTCTCGATCGTACGCGGCTATGATCACGGCATGGGCTATCCGCCGCCACGGGTGCTCCTGGTTTCGCCTCCGGTGCTTAGCCACACGACCAATTCCGAATACAAGGAAATGTTCGCCGGCGGCGACAAGGCCTCGCAGCACCTTGCGCCGCTCTATGCGGCGCTCGCCGAGGAAGTGGGCTGCGGCTTTTTCGACGCAGGTACGGTGGCACGAACGACACCGCTCGACGGTGTTCATCTCGACGCCGACAACAGCCGCAGGATTGGTGCGGCGTTGGTGCCGAAAGTGCGTGAGCTGCTGGGGTTGTGA
- a CDS encoding GNAT family N-acetyltransferase, whose product MAAATTIRRAEKRDAAELAILVDVSSHGFASWFWYGAVLDGSKETAFEQGRSFMRSDTEQAAWKDASLAVIGEEVAGVVIGHPIEPSIVDAEAPHPVIEPILALQKTLVGHWFLDSLGVYGHHRGRGLGKRLLDHEIARGGGRPMSLITESHNETALGLYGSRGFVEVARKRAVPLLDNSKEHGWVLLTRGAA is encoded by the coding sequence ATGGCAGCGGCGACAACCATTCGCAGGGCCGAGAAGCGCGATGCCGCCGAGCTCGCTATTCTGGTCGATGTAAGCTCGCACGGTTTCGCGTCGTGGTTCTGGTACGGGGCGGTGCTTGACGGTTCCAAGGAAACCGCCTTTGAACAGGGGCGCTCTTTCATGCGTTCCGACACCGAACAGGCCGCGTGGAAAGACGCCAGCCTGGCCGTGATCGGCGAGGAAGTTGCTGGCGTCGTCATCGGTCATCCGATCGAACCGTCGATCGTCGACGCGGAGGCGCCGCATCCGGTCATCGAGCCGATCCTGGCCTTGCAGAAAACGCTGGTCGGCCACTGGTTCCTCGACAGTCTTGGCGTATACGGGCACCATCGCGGCAGGGGGCTCGGCAAGCGGCTTCTCGACCACGAAATCGCACGCGGAGGCGGCAGGCCGATGAGCCTGATCACCGAAAGCCACAACGAGACGGCGCTCGGCCTCTACGGGTCGCGCGGATTCGTGGAAGTGGCCCGCAAACGCGCTGTACCGCTGTTAGACAACAGCAAAGAACATGGCTGGGTGCTGCTGACGCGCGGCGCCGCTTGA
- the lpdA gene encoding dihydrolipoyl dehydrogenase — MADNYDVIIIGSGPGGYIAAIRSAQLGFKTAIVEREHLAGICSNWGCIPTKALLRSAEILHYAEHAKNYGLKLEGTITPDIKGIVDRSRGIAQRMNNGVGFLMKKNKVDVIWGEAKITKPGEIVVGKTSKKPMEPMGPIPKGTKGEGTYTATHIVIATGARPRALPGIEPDGKLIWTYFEAMVPPQMPKSLLVMGSGAIGIEFASFYRTMGVDVTVVEIMPQIMPVEDAEISTWAKKQLEKQGMKILLETKVTKVEKGANSVTATVEGKDGKTQTITADRMISAVGVQCNTENLGLETVGVKIDRGAIVIDEFCRTNVPGIYAIGDVAGPPMLAHKAEHEAVICMEKIAGLHVHPMDKLKIPGCTYCSPQVASVGLTEAKAKEQGKDIRVGRFQFVANGKAVALGEDQGLVKTIFDKKTGQLLGAHMVGAEVTELIQGFVVAMNLETTEEELMHTIFPHPTLSETMKESVLDAYGRVLNA; from the coding sequence ATGGCTGACAATTACGACGTCATCATCATCGGTTCCGGTCCGGGTGGCTATATCGCGGCCATCCGCTCGGCGCAGCTCGGCTTCAAGACGGCGATCGTCGAGCGCGAGCATCTGGCCGGTATCTGCTCCAACTGGGGCTGTATCCCGACCAAGGCGCTGTTGCGTTCGGCCGAAATCCTCCACTACGCCGAACATGCCAAGAATTACGGCCTTAAGCTCGAAGGCACGATCACGCCGGACATCAAGGGTATCGTGGACCGTTCGCGCGGCATCGCCCAGCGCATGAACAATGGCGTCGGTTTCCTGATGAAGAAGAACAAGGTCGACGTGATCTGGGGTGAAGCCAAGATCACCAAGCCGGGCGAGATCGTCGTTGGCAAGACCTCGAAGAAGCCGATGGAGCCGATGGGGCCGATTCCGAAGGGCACCAAGGGCGAGGGCACTTATACGGCCACGCACATTGTGATCGCCACGGGTGCGCGGCCGCGCGCGCTGCCGGGCATCGAGCCGGACGGCAAGCTGATCTGGACCTATTTCGAGGCGATGGTGCCGCCGCAGATGCCGAAATCGCTGCTGGTGATGGGCTCCGGCGCCATCGGCATCGAATTCGCCTCCTTCTACCGCACCATGGGTGTCGATGTGACCGTGGTCGAGATCATGCCGCAGATCATGCCGGTCGAAGACGCCGAGATTTCCACCTGGGCTAAAAAGCAGCTCGAGAAGCAGGGCATGAAGATCCTGCTTGAGACCAAAGTCACCAAGGTTGAGAAGGGCGCTAATTCCGTCACTGCAACAGTCGAGGGCAAGGACGGCAAGACACAGACGATTACCGCCGACCGCATGATTTCGGCTGTCGGCGTCCAGTGCAACACCGAGAATCTCGGGCTGGAGACGGTGGGCGTGAAGATCGATCGTGGCGCCATCGTCATCGACGAATTCTGCCGCACCAATGTTCCAGGTATTTATGCGATCGGCGATGTCGCCGGGCCGCCCATGCTGGCACACAAGGCCGAGCACGAGGCCGTTATCTGCATGGAAAAGATCGCGGGCCTTCATGTCCACCCGATGGACAAGCTGAAAATCCCCGGTTGCACCTATTGCAGCCCGCAGGTCGCGTCCGTCGGCCTCACCGAGGCCAAGGCCAAGGAGCAGGGCAAGGATATCCGCGTCGGCCGCTTCCAGTTCGTGGCCAACGGCAAGGCGGTTGCGCTCGGCGAAGACCAGGGCCTGGTCAAGACGATCTTCGACAAGAAGACCGGGCAGTTGCTCGGTGCCCATATGGTGGGAGCCGAAGTGACCGAACTCATCCAGGGTTTCGTGGTCGCCATGAACCTGGAAACCACCGAGGAAGAGCTGATGCACACCATCTTCCCTCACCCGACCCTGTCGGAGACGATGAAGGAAAGCGTGCTCGATGCCTATGGACGGGTTCTGAACGCGTGA
- a CDS encoding GlsB/YeaQ/YmgE family stress response membrane protein: protein MSVNGVGWIAAIIIGGLAGWLAEMVMKSNTGIFMNIVLGIVGAVVLNAILQALNLGVFGVGWVAYLITGFIGACLLIWAGRLVRR, encoded by the coding sequence ATGAGCGTCAATGGCGTTGGCTGGATTGCGGCCATCATCATCGGAGGTCTGGCGGGGTGGCTGGCCGAGATGGTGATGAAGAGCAACACCGGCATTTTCATGAATATCGTTCTGGGCATTGTCGGCGCGGTCGTGCTGAATGCCATCCTACAAGCGCTGAATCTCGGCGTGTTCGGTGTCGGCTGGGTTGCCTATCTGATCACCGGCTTCATCGGCGCCTGTCTGCTGATCTGGGCCGGCCGCCTCGTGCGGCGCTGA
- the lipA gene encoding lipoyl synthase, translated as MVTVLDLVANKPRPRHPEKAHRPDQEVLRKPDWIRVKAPVSKGYAETREIVKSHKLVTVCEEAGCPNIGECWEKKHATFMIMGEICTRACAFCNVATGIPTALDADEPNRVAQAVKTMGLTHVVITSVDRDDLADGGAQHFAEVIQAIRAAAPTTTIEILTPDFLRKEGALEIVVAARPDVFNHNLETVPSNYLTVRPGARYFHSIRLLQRVKELDPSIFTKSGIMVGLGEERNEVLQLMDDLRSADVDFMTIGQYLQPSKKHHPVKSFVTPEEFQSYAIVGKSKGFLLMASSPLTRSSHHAGEDFARLRAAREEQLKKSAQ; from the coding sequence ATGGTCACCGTTCTCGATCTCGTCGCCAACAAACCACGTCCCCGTCATCCTGAGAAGGCGCATCGGCCGGACCAGGAGGTGCTGCGCAAGCCGGACTGGATCCGCGTCAAGGCGCCGGTTTCCAAGGGCTATGCCGAGACGCGCGAGATCGTGAAGTCGCACAAGCTGGTGACCGTGTGCGAGGAGGCCGGCTGCCCCAATATCGGCGAATGCTGGGAAAAGAAGCACGCCACATTCATGATCATGGGCGAGATCTGCACGCGGGCATGCGCCTTCTGCAATGTCGCCACCGGCATTCCGACCGCGCTCGACGCAGACGAGCCGAACCGCGTGGCTCAGGCCGTCAAGACGATGGGCCTGACCCATGTTGTCATTACATCGGTCGACCGCGACGATCTGGCCGACGGCGGCGCCCAGCATTTTGCCGAGGTCATCCAGGCCATTCGCGCCGCAGCACCGACCACGACCATCGAAATTCTGACCCCGGATTTCCTGCGCAAGGAAGGCGCACTGGAGATCGTCGTGGCGGCCAGACCCGACGTCTTCAACCACAATCTGGAGACAGTGCCGTCCAACTATCTGACGGTGCGCCCCGGTGCGCGCTATTTTCACTCGATCCGGCTTCTGCAGCGCGTGAAGGAGCTTGATCCGTCAATCTTCACCAAGTCCGGCATCATGGTCGGGCTCGGCGAGGAGCGTAACGAAGTACTGCAATTGATGGATGACCTGCGCTCGGCCGACGTCGACTTCATGACCATCGGCCAATATTTGCAACCGTCGAAGAAGCACCATCCGGTGAAGAGCTTCGTCACGCCGGAAGAATTCCAGTCCTATGCCATCGTCGGCAAGAGCAAGGGCTTTCTTCTCATGGCTTCGAGCCCGCTGACGCGTTCCTCGCACCACGCTGGCGAGGATTTCGCCCGCCTGCGCGCGGCACGCGAGGAGCAGCTCAAGAAATCCGCTCAATAA
- a CDS encoding type II toxin-antitoxin system RatA family toxin → MPKFEATRRVSHSPDQMFALVADVEQYPQFLPLCEALSVRSRRERDGRTVLIADMSIGYKAIRETFTTQVLLKPDEHIIDVKYIDGPFKYLSNIWGFEPASDGCFVRFFIDYEFKSRILGVMMGTMFDRAFRMFSEAFEKRADVIYGRNPPA, encoded by the coding sequence ATGCCGAAATTCGAGGCGACGCGGCGTGTATCGCACAGTCCGGACCAGATGTTCGCGCTGGTCGCTGACGTTGAGCAGTATCCGCAATTCCTGCCGCTGTGCGAGGCGCTTTCGGTTCGCTCGCGACGCGAGCGTGACGGGCGTACCGTTCTGATCGCCGATATGAGCATCGGCTACAAGGCCATTCGCGAGACGTTTACCACCCAGGTGTTGCTCAAGCCGGACGAGCACATCATCGATGTGAAATACATCGACGGCCCGTTCAAATATCTGAGCAACATTTGGGGCTTCGAGCCGGCCAGCGACGGTTGTTTCGTCCGATTCTTCATCGACTACGAGTTCAAGAGCCGCATTTTGGGCGTGATGATGGGCACGATGTTCGACCGTGCCTTCCGCATGTTTTCCGAGGCGTTCGAGAAGCGCGCCGATGTAATTTACGGACGAAATCCTCCCGCCTGA
- a CDS encoding CinA family protein: MNDLTELADRFLKTCAARGIMAATAESCTGGMIVAHLTDIAGSSTVVDRGFVTYSNEAKMDMLGVEPATLRAFGAVSAETAREMAAGALARSRAGITLAVTGIAGPDGGSLEKPVGLVWFGMALSGRPAVAEQRIFDNRGRDFIRRETVRHALEMGLKALAV; the protein is encoded by the coding sequence ATGAACGACCTCACCGAACTCGCCGATCGTTTCCTGAAAACCTGCGCGGCGCGCGGGATCATGGCGGCAACGGCCGAAAGCTGCACCGGCGGCATGATCGTTGCGCATCTGACCGATATTGCCGGCTCTTCCACGGTGGTCGATCGCGGTTTCGTCACCTACTCGAACGAGGCCAAGATGGACATGTTGGGCGTCGAGCCGGCAACATTGCGGGCCTTTGGCGCCGTTTCGGCCGAAACCGCGCGGGAAATGGCCGCCGGTGCGCTCGCCCGATCGCGGGCCGGCATCACCCTTGCCGTCACCGGTATTGCCGGGCCGGACGGCGGTTCGCTGGAAAAGCCGGTTGGACTAGTCTGGTTCGGGATGGCGCTGTCTGGCCGCCCCGCAGTCGCCGAACAGCGCATCTTCGACAATCGCGGCCGCGACTTCATCCGCCGCGAGACCGTCAGGCACGCTCTTGAGATGGGATTGAAGGCGCTCGCTGTCTGA
- a CDS encoding bifunctional 2-C-methyl-D-erythritol 4-phosphate cytidylyltransferase/2-C-methyl-D-erythritol 2,4-cyclodiphosphate synthase, whose amino-acid sequence MKEPSAIKAVATDRRVAAVIVAAGRGERAGQAEGPKQYRRIGGRAILAHTLETFLAHPQVGQVVVVIHGDDQELLRKAIGDNLERVAIVTGGPTRQDSVRLGLLELAAQAPDRVLIHDAVRPFCDADLIDRVIDVIGANQGALPALPVADTLKREGRDGTIGETVPRAGLHAAQTPQGFPFRPILEAHERAHQAGRSDFTDDAAIAEWARIPVKIVAGSPDNVKLTWARDIAMADQRIHGERSNFPDIRTGNGYDVHAFEPGDHVMLCGVAIPHDRKLSGHSDADVGLHALTDALLATCGAGDIGTHFPPSDPQWKGAASRLFVEHAARLVRTHGGRIANADITLICEAPRVGPHREAMTAALSNMLGISPERVSIKATTNEKLGFVGRQEGIAAIATASVVYPGEVPE is encoded by the coding sequence ATGAAGGAACCGAGCGCAATCAAGGCTGTCGCCACAGATCGCCGTGTTGCCGCCGTCATCGTGGCGGCAGGCCGCGGCGAACGCGCCGGGCAGGCCGAGGGGCCCAAGCAGTACCGCCGCATCGGCGGCCGCGCCATCCTTGCCCATACGCTGGAGACCTTTCTTGCGCATCCGCAAGTCGGCCAGGTGGTGGTCGTGATTCATGGCGACGACCAGGAGTTGCTGCGCAAGGCGATAGGCGACAACCTCGAACGGGTCGCAATCGTCACCGGCGGTCCGACAAGACAGGATTCAGTACGTCTCGGTCTTTTGGAACTGGCAGCGCAGGCGCCAGACAGGGTTCTCATCCACGACGCGGTGCGACCGTTCTGCGATGCGGACCTGATCGACAGGGTGATTGACGTCATCGGCGCCAACCAGGGCGCGCTGCCGGCCTTGCCCGTGGCCGATACGCTGAAACGCGAGGGCCGCGACGGCACCATCGGCGAGACGGTGCCGCGCGCTGGCCTCCATGCCGCGCAGACGCCGCAGGGATTTCCTTTCCGGCCGATCCTCGAAGCGCATGAAAGAGCACATCAGGCCGGCCGCAGTGATTTCACCGACGATGCAGCGATAGCCGAATGGGCGCGCATCCCGGTCAAGATCGTCGCCGGCTCGCCGGACAACGTCAAACTCACCTGGGCACGGGATATCGCGATGGCGGATCAGAGGATTCACGGCGAACGGTCGAACTTTCCCGACATCCGCACCGGCAACGGCTACGATGTCCACGCCTTCGAGCCGGGAGATCATGTCATGCTCTGTGGCGTCGCCATCCCGCATGATCGCAAGCTGTCTGGCCATTCCGATGCCGATGTCGGCCTGCATGCCTTGACCGACGCGCTGCTCGCCACCTGCGGTGCCGGCGATATCGGCACGCATTTCCCGCCTTCCGACCCCCAGTGGAAGGGTGCCGCCTCGCGCCTGTTCGTAGAGCACGCCGCCAGGCTGGTACGCACACATGGCGGCCGCATCGCCAATGCCGATATCACGCTGATCTGCGAGGCGCCCCGCGTCGGCCCACATCGCGAGGCGATGACGGCGGCTTTGTCCAATATGCTTGGCATCTCGCCCGAACGCGTCTCGATCAAGGCGACAACCAATGAGAAACTTGGTTTTGTCGGGCGACAGGAAGGCATAGCGGCAATCGCCACGGCAAGTGTCGTCTATCCCGGAGAAGTACCGGAATGA
- the dusB gene encoding tRNA dihydrouridine synthase DusB, translating to MTNPEKLALPLDVGGVELRNRIFLAPMSGITDEPFRKRAYAHGAGLVVSEMVASGELARGRAGFDLRIRHSGLPVHMVQLAGREAAHMAEAARIAAGEGADIIDINMGCPAKKVTGGYAGSALMRDLDHALTLIEAVIGAVEVPVTVKMRLGWDEDALNAPMLARRAEQAGVRMVTVHGRTRCQFYQGKADWRAIARVKDAVSIPVVANGDVASPADAAVILDQSGADAVMVGRAHYGAPWTAGALAAVASGGESVSLPGSAAELGEYVVAHYEDMLAHYGIESGLRQARKHLGWYLDRHAAASAADLRKDILTSFEPERVIALLREAFARDSEVEAIRSAA from the coding sequence ATGACCAATCCTGAGAAACTCGCCTTGCCGCTCGATGTGGGTGGGGTGGAGTTGCGCAATCGCATCTTCCTGGCGCCCATGTCCGGCATCACCGACGAGCCGTTCCGCAAACGCGCTTATGCGCATGGGGCCGGCCTTGTGGTTTCGGAGATGGTTGCCAGTGGCGAACTGGCGCGGGGCAGGGCCGGATTCGACCTGCGCATTCGCCATTCCGGCCTGCCTGTACACATGGTGCAACTCGCCGGACGCGAGGCGGCTCACATGGCTGAGGCCGCACGGATCGCTGCCGGCGAAGGCGCCGACATCATCGACATCAATATGGGCTGTCCGGCGAAGAAGGTGACCGGCGGCTATGCCGGCTCGGCGCTGATGCGCGATCTCGATCACGCATTGACCTTGATTGAAGCCGTCATCGGCGCGGTCGAGGTGCCGGTGACCGTCAAGATGCGGCTCGGCTGGGACGAAGACGCGCTGAACGCGCCGATGCTGGCACGGCGCGCCGAACAGGCCGGCGTCAGGATGGTGACGGTGCACGGCCGCACACGCTGCCAGTTCTACCAGGGCAAAGCAGATTGGCGCGCGATCGCCCGCGTGAAAGATGCCGTATCGATCCCCGTCGTCGCCAATGGCGATGTTGCCTCACCAGCCGATGCGGCAGTGATCCTCGACCAGTCGGGCGCCGATGCGGTCATGGTCGGTCGCGCTCATTATGGCGCGCCGTGGACGGCCGGCGCACTCGCCGCTGTCGCAAGTGGTGGCGAATCCGTGAGCTTGCCGGGGAGTGCCGCGGAACTTGGCGAATATGTCGTCGCGCACTACGAGGATATGCTGGCGCATTATGGCATCGAAAGCGGATTGAGGCAGGCCCGGAAACATCTCGGCTGGTATCTTGATCGACACGCCGCTGCGTCTGCTGCCGACCTGCGCAAGGATATCCTCACCAGCTTCGAACCCGAGCGCGTCATCGCCTTGTTGCGTGAGGCGTTTGCGCGCGACAGCGAAGTCGAAGCGATCAGGAGCGCGGCATGA
- a CDS encoding two-component system sensor histidine kinase NtrB, translated as MTVAMAPVADMADAAQILLNTIRRPVIMVGPEGHITYANADAEDFFRSSATMLARNTLAKLIPFGSPLLTLVDQVRERHAPVNEYRVDVSSPRLGIEKIVDLYAAPVPEFPDSVVVMFQERSMADKIDRQMTHRGAARSVTGLAAMLAHEIKNPLSGIRGAAQLLELSASDEDRALTRLITDETDRIVSLVDRMEVFSDERPIDRYPVNIHVVLDHVKAIARNGFANRIKIMEDYDPSLPSVYGNRDQLIQVFLNLVKNAAEAVGSDPLGEITLTTAFRPGIRMSVPGTQDRVSLPLEFCVHDNGSGVSEDILPILFDPFITTKPNGSGLGLALVAKIVGEHGGIIECDSTPRGTTFRVLLPVWKDPAPEMHDDEGDHRI; from the coding sequence ATGACCGTTGCGATGGCTCCAGTCGCGGACATGGCCGATGCCGCGCAGATCCTGCTCAACACCATCCGCCGTCCGGTGATCATGGTGGGGCCGGAAGGCCATATCACCTATGCCAACGCCGATGCCGAGGACTTCTTCCGCTCCAGTGCGACCATGCTGGCGCGCAATACGCTGGCCAAATTGATTCCCTTCGGCAGCCCGCTACTAACCCTGGTCGACCAGGTTCGAGAACGGCATGCGCCGGTCAACGAATACCGAGTGGATGTGTCTTCGCCGCGCCTCGGCATCGAGAAGATCGTCGACCTTTACGCGGCGCCGGTGCCGGAATTCCCGGATTCCGTCGTCGTGATGTTCCAGGAACGCTCGATGGCCGACAAGATCGATCGGCAGATGACGCATCGCGGGGCTGCCCGTTCGGTTACCGGCCTTGCCGCCATGCTGGCGCACGAGATCAAGAACCCGTTGTCCGGCATCCGCGGCGCTGCCCAATTGCTTGAACTTTCCGCCTCCGACGAGGATCGGGCGTTGACCCGGCTGATCACCGACGAAACCGATCGTATCGTGTCGCTGGTCGACCGCATGGAGGTGTTTTCGGACGAGCGGCCGATCGACCGTTATCCCGTCAACATCCATGTCGTGCTCGATCATGTGAAGGCGATCGCCCGGAACGGTTTTGCCAACCGGATCAAGATCATGGAAGACTATGATCCATCGCTTCCTTCGGTCTACGGCAATCGTGATCAGCTCATCCAGGTGTTCCTGAACCTGGTCAAGAACGCGGCCGAAGCGGTCGGTTCCGACCCGCTCGGCGAGATCACGCTGACGACGGCGTTCCGCCCCGGCATTCGCATGTCGGTGCCAGGTACGCAGGATCGCGTGTCGCTGCCGCTGGAATTCTGCGTGCACGACAACGGTTCCGGCGTCTCGGAAGACATCCTGCCGATCCTGTTCGACCCGTTCATCACCACAAAACCGAATGGTTCGGGGCTCGGTCTGGCGCTGGTTGCCAAGATCGTCGGCGAGCACGGCGGCATCATCGAATGCGATTCGACGCCGCGCGGCACCACGTTTCGCGTGCTGTTGCCAGTCTGGAAAGACCCGGCGCCGGAAATGCATGACGACGAAGGAGATCACCGCATATGA
- the ntrC gene encoding nitrogen regulation protein NR(I) produces MTARGTILVADDDAAIRTVLNQALSRAGHEVRVTSNASTLWRWVAAGEGDIVVTDVVMPDENAFDMLPRIKKARPELPVIVMSAQNTFMTAIRASETGAYEYLPKPFDLTELLNIVGRALAEPRRPKADIRPEEQPETMPLVGRSAAMQDIYRMLARMMQTDLTVMISGESGTGKELVARALHEYGRRRGGPFVAINMAAIPRDLIESELFGHEKGAFTGAQNRSTGRFEQAEGGTLFLDEIGDMPMEAQTRLLRVLQQGEYTTVGGRTPIKTDVRIVAATNKDLRTLINQGLFREDLFYRLNVVPLRLPGLRERAEDIPDLVRHFFKLGAKEGLQTKRIVPAGIELMKRYPWPGNVRELENLVRRLAALYPQDEISAEIIEAELKTAEAPVVPSANALIPDDLSISQAVEHYLQRYFASFGDELPPPGLYQRILEEMEHPLVLAAMTATRGNQIRAADLLGLNRNTLRKKIRDLGVNVYRGSRPN; encoded by the coding sequence ATGACCGCTCGCGGCACCATTCTTGTCGCCGACGACGATGCGGCGATCCGCACCGTGCTCAACCAGGCGCTGTCGCGCGCCGGCCATGAAGTGCGGGTTACGTCCAATGCCTCGACCTTGTGGCGCTGGGTGGCTGCGGGCGAGGGCGACATCGTCGTCACCGACGTGGTCATGCCCGATGAGAATGCCTTCGACATGCTGCCACGCATCAAGAAGGCGCGGCCAGAACTGCCGGTTATCGTCATGAGCGCGCAGAACACTTTCATGACCGCTATCCGTGCTTCCGAGACAGGCGCCTACGAATACCTGCCGAAGCCGTTCGACCTGACCGAGCTGCTTAACATCGTGGGCCGGGCGCTCGCCGAACCGCGCCGTCCGAAGGCTGATATTCGACCGGAGGAGCAACCCGAGACCATGCCGCTGGTTGGTCGTTCGGCCGCCATGCAAGACATCTACCGCATGCTGGCGCGCATGATGCAGACGGACCTTACGGTGATGATCAGCGGCGAATCGGGCACCGGCAAGGAGTTGGTCGCGCGTGCGCTACACGAATATGGGCGTCGCAGAGGCGGGCCGTTTGTTGCCATCAACATGGCGGCGATCCCGCGCGACCTGATTGAATCCGAATTGTTCGGTCACGAGAAGGGCGCCTTTACCGGAGCGCAGAACCGCTCCACCGGCCGCTTCGAACAGGCTGAGGGCGGCACGCTGTTCCTGGACGAGATCGGCGACATGCCGATGGAGGCACAGACCAGGCTGCTGCGTGTTTTGCAGCAGGGCGAATACACGACCGTTGGCGGACGCACGCCGATCAAGACGGACGTGCGCATCGTTGCTGCCACCAACAAGGATTTGCGCACGCTGATCAATCAAGGCCTGTTCCGCGAGGATTTGTTCTATCGCCTCAATGTCGTGCCGTTGCGGCTTCCCGGCCTGCGCGAACGCGCCGAGGACATTCCGGACCTGGTACGGCATTTCTTCAAGCTTGGCGCCAAGGAAGGCTTGCAGACCAAGCGCATCGTGCCCGCCGGCATCGAGCTGATGAAGCGTTATCCTTGGCCGGGCAATGTACGCGAGTTGGAAAACCTGGTGCGCCGGTTGGCAGCACTTTATCCGCAGGATGAGATTTCCGCCGAAATCATCGAAGCCGAGCTCAAGACGGCGGAAGCGCCAGTTGTGCCCAGCGCCAACGCGCTGATCCCCGACGACCTGTCGATCAGCCAGGCGGTGGAGCACTATCTGCAGCGCTATTTCGCCTCTTTCGGCGATGAATTGCCGCCGCCTGGCCTCTACCAGCGCATCCTCGAAGAAATGGAGCACCCGTTGGTCTTGGCCGCGATGACAGCGACGCGCGGCAACCAGATCCGTGCCGCCGACCTGCTCGGCCTCAATCGCAACACGTTGCGCAAGAAGATCCGGGACCTCGGCGTCAACGTTTATCGCGGATCGCGACCGAACTGA